The Lineus longissimus chromosome 6, tnLinLong1.2, whole genome shotgun sequence sequence TAATTTTATTAAACTCATTGATTTATACCTTGATTGATTGacaattttctgaatattgCCTATTTACAGTATTTACAGAAAGCTAGCCTATTTAAAGTATTTACAGAAAGCTAGCTTTAGCAAACTCTTAAAATTCATTAGTAAAAAAACTGAtttggtagttgctattgcaccaactttgaaattagtaaaaagactaaccattaattagttaTTCCAACTATAAAAGCTACCGATAAAATGGTAAAGAATAATaattactattttgatagttaaaactaCTAATATCACGgtcggtgcaatagcaactagaGTAGTAAAAGATAAATATTAAATGGTtatttttactatttaattttaagaCCGCATCTGGAACACACATGTGGCTATATTGTAAAAGAAAATCTTCGTTCTATGTATTGCAACTTGGCTCAGTTTGTAGCGGAATCATGGCTttcagttaattgcccgagagagctgtgcaTGGAATCAAAGTTATCCGTGATCGTGCCAAACGTACCGAGCCGAGACTCTTAATTGAAAGACTTAAAACAGAAACGTCCAAATCGGCTATAGCGTCGACACACTATTTCAGTATTTGCAGAAGTCCACTATTGGCCTCATACGCAGACAGCACGCGTAGCGAACGCGCCTGAACCGGCTCTATAGCGTTTACATGCAGTATTCCATCACTAACATTCATCCATCATGATATTTTAGCATGGACGCCATGACAGAGGAAGCGACGAGCGCTATGTGCAGGTTCGGTGACCCTGATAACCTTGTCTACATTCATCGTATGTTAGCCTTTTTCGCCGGTGTTCCAACGTTTCTGCTAGGTAAGTATCGATATTCGTTTTCAAGACATGTTATCAAACATCGTCATTCGGGATGGCaaatggtaacattaacaacAAACTATTCTTGACATGTCACAGTGATATGGTCTATGAGAAAGTCACATGGTTTCCCCTGGACACGACAGGGTTAGTGTCCGTCGATATTGGTAGCCCTAGCCAGGCGGATCACTGGTTTCAGATCGAGGTCACCAGTTGAGGATAATACCAAGTCTCACTCGTTTGTTCAGTGAGTATATTGGTTTGTTACCTACACTTAAATATCAGGGGGTCTATTTGGGGACCACCGTGATGAAAGCGGACTCTGAACCCGAACAATTCGAACTGAAATACACTGGAGTTCGAGTTGGGCCACTCCGTAGGATGTTTCGAGTCGGCACACAGAAATCGTATGGCTATCGCTATTTGCCGCAATCTTTACCATAGCGACAGCACTAACAATAAAACATCATCAAACCTACTGGGGTATTTCCATTGTGAGTCACTGCTGTTGCAAATAATTATTGCTAAGGGATCGTGTATAGCTAACCGattattcataatttctagaAAACATCTAGGTGGGGGAGGAGAGATAGGGCGctcttgaaattttgaaatgttttcacAAATAAATATTTAAACATATCTTTGTAAACATTGATTCGGCCTATGTTTTACTTTCAGCACGGTTTATCATACGTTAGATTAGCAAGGGTCATATTCATATCATATATCTGTCGTTTCTTCATTAGTGTAGATGAGATTCCGATGATATTATCTTTCAACATGATGTATTCAACACATTCAAGATCTTATATTTTATCATTTAGTTTCATGTATATGTGCATTTACATCCCTTACAAGATTCTTGCAATTTTCTTATTTGAGAGCTTAACTCTTGAATATTATTTGGATATTCGACCTGGTCATGTTAGATTTGTACGCTGACCAAATATCCAGCCGAAGACGATAATTCTGACACCAGTTTATAATTTTGAATCTTGCATTGAACCACCATGTGATAAGTGAATATTATTATGTACAATAAAACGACTCAGATCTTAACTATAAGGAGCTTATAAGAATCTTATCTAACAAATGTTGATCATTGAACAGCAAGAATATCAGTGTGGATGGTGTTATTACTATGCATGATCTACCATTTAGGTGTTCCAGGAAACCTCCTCATCATACTGATTGCTCGGAAAAAAGACAATCGCCATTTGTCACCTTCCATTTACATGATAGCCATGGCTGTCGTGGACACCTTCGTCGATATCATCGCACTGACCATCAGCCCATTCCTTTACGGTGAAGTAGTAAAAGAGATGAGAGGACTGCAATTCATGTACGTACATGAAGGTTGTGTCAACGGTTCCGGTCCAATGTCTTGTCAGTCAGCGCACTATAAATTTGCGTTCAGAACTCAGGCCAGGTTCGCctattttttctctcgaattcgAAATAACCATTTATTACGCTCTTTGAATGATCTATTTTATATATCGCTACGCCGTTGTCATCAGGTTCGAAGTGCgcgcgtgtacatgtatattcggaTTATTTGGGCACCATATCGCAGTCCTTTGGACCAAGTTATCTCCATAGTAAACCTCGTCCATTATAGACTGCGATATCCGAATGTCCAGGTAACACTAAGTACTTTGTTTTGCCTTCATTTTTTcagtgaaataaaaaataaacaaagtgtAAAAAAGATACTATTGTGCCCAGGAGCTACACCCAGGTTCACTTGTAAGTTCAATATTCTTCTCTTTATTACCAACGTACGATGTCGAGTCAAATGATGTAGCATAGTTCCGGTCGTGACGTAATCAATGATGGTGGTATAAAGGTTGCTTGGTATTTTACGCAATAAGTAATATATTTTCATTACAGTCTAATGTACGTTTCGATGGTGATCTGCGCCTCGCTATCCGGATTCTTTTTGGCCGCCATGTCTATTGACCGCGCCGTGGCCGTCCGCTTCCCGATGGCGGCGCCAAGACTGTGCACAACCAGCAAAGCGAAGAAAGTCGTCCTCATCGGAACGTTCATCATGACTGCGGCAAATAGCAACCTGTTTTATACCTACGAGTATGTCAAAGATCCAATAAGTGGtaagatgataataataataacaataataataatgagactTATATTGCACTAAATCCAACTTGTTTCAGTCGCTCAGAGCGCTTCAAGCTAAAGTGAATTATTACTCACACCAAAGCGTCCATTTCAATATTTTGGAGTTTTTCTTTTTGATCGATACAGGTCCGCCCGGACCCCGATCAATTGCCAAGGCTTTTGTTAGTACGATATTAACATATTTGCAGGCCATGAGAATGTTATCCTAAACGTCCCAGGCGACCCGGTAGGAAGCGAGGTTGCGTCAGCGTTCCAGATGGTGACCGGGTCTATCGTGCCcttcgccatcatcatcacgtgcaacatcatcatcatccttacaGTCAAGGAAGCTACAAGGACACGGGCAGCCATGATGAAATCTAGTTCCGAGTCTGACCAAAAGGGGGCGACACTGACCAGAATGTTGATATTGGTCAGCTGTGCTTATCTGTTGACGTCAATACCATACAGGTTGTTTTTCACGGTTCTTCTTATCCCACAGGTCAAGGCCATGTTTGATTTGACCGACTCGTGCGTTTTTCTGTTTTACAATCTTATTGTGGTCAGTTTATTTATGCTGTGGACTCttaatttttgtttgaatttctaCATGTACTGTCTCGGCGGCGGAGAGAAATACAGAAGAGATCTTAAAGAGTTGTTTACAAGTGAGCATATCTGCCGTAGAAGGTCGTAAACAGATTCGGTTATTCCAGACAGATTCATGAAGCTTATTTCATGAATGTATCCAATATACCAACGACATTTCCTTTACGCTTTTGCGCTCAATCTTTAGAGTGCTTAAACAGTTGCACCATGTGACAATATAGTGTTCGTCGCGTTTGAGGAGCTTTCTATGAGAAGATTAGAAGTGAATTAACAATTGACTTCAAATGCAGTGCATCTCAGTTCAATGCAACTAGATCTACGACAACTGTTAAGAATGAGTCATCATTGATAACTCACACGACAGGTGTGAGACTAATAGCTGCGTGTATCTATATAAATGTAACAAAATTTATCTCTGTCCATACATGTTTGTCCATGAATCAGAAAATGTTTGCGGTTGAACCATCAAATTCTAGTTCCGGTCATTTCGTGCACTGCTTCCGTCCCCTACCGCCCCTAAAGACTCAACGAAGGAATGTACCGAAGTACCGGCAGCGTCTGTAGCAGGTGGCAGCGGCGACGGAAagggaaattcaaaatgaaagggGGAAAAAACTTCGAAAAGACGTGACGGAAAAGGTCAATGTTGGTCTTTTCACCCCGAAGTTTTTGTACATCTGTTTTATTGTTGAATTGATCGTAATAGAAAATAAACTAATCAAAAGTTAAACTATTGAAATGATAATCTCTTTTAGTGACAATATTCATGGTTTATTTTAAATTCCATCTCggccaaaaaaacaaaaaaacaacaacttgttCAACAAACATGCAAATTTTCTCTCTTCACAAAGATGGAAACAACATTGACCAGCGAGTGGATAACTTCCTGCATTTGTCAATTTATCTGTAAACTACCCTCAGTGCACTTAAATCATTATATTTGTTCTGCAAATTGATCATTATGGTGTCGGTGAATGTTCGGTTTCTGACGTATTTGATAATTGTGTACTACAGAGTGTCTAAAAAAAGTATACCAACCTCATTTATTTTCACGGGTAATCCGTAACAATATCTATTTCATGAAGACCAAGTGTCACGGTTTCGGTTAGCGATAGCATCAAAATTAAGGGTCACTTGATTTGTTTGGTTAGCTGTAGCATAAAAAGTATAGataatggttggggttagcaatagcatcaaaatcaaaggtcatggttggggttagctatacaATATGAGAAGGCAGGTTCATGATTGGGGTTAGCTACAGCATAGTGAAA is a genomic window containing:
- the LOC135489522 gene encoding cysteinyl leukotriene receptor 1-like translates to MDAMTEEATSAMCRFGDPDNLVYIHRMLAFFAGVPTFLLGVPGNLLIILIARKKDNRHLSPSIYMIAMAVVDTFVDIIALTISPFLYGEVVKEMRGLQFILMYVSMVICASLSGFFLAAMSIDRAVAVRFPMAAPRLCTTSKAKKVVLIGTFIMTAANSNLFYTYEYVKDPISGHENVILNVPGDPVGSEVASAFQMVTGSIVPFAIIITCNIIIILTVKEATRTRAAMMKSSSESDQKGATLTRMLILLGRNALTVAEEQGHREISDMLKSAITRL